From the Roseateles sp. XES5 genome, one window contains:
- a CDS encoding undecaprenyl-phosphate glucose phosphotransferase, producing MNHVDKSESFDPEALRRKVSESRASASAEGADEPVVELNPLAQKIALQFRDDTYSPSMIIGLLRLGEFAALVTIGYAIHALYLGVGMTALYAAVLTGGSVLGVLLLQLADAYQIPALRSPLRMTPRILAAWGIAFAAMALVLFFFKSGDHYSRVWFASWFAAGAFYLVVERQVIAYAIRRWARNGTMERRAVIVGGGEPAKELIRTLEHQPENDIRICGIFDDRDERRSPSIIAGYPKLGNVAELVEFARLARIDMLIISLPLSAETRILTLLKKLWILPVDIRLAAHAKGLRFRPRSYSQVGSLPMLDIFDKPIADWDNVAKRIFDIFFSVVALVLLWPVLIGAAIAVKLSSPGPILFKQRRHGFNNEIIQVYKFRSMYTHLSDPTARAAVTKGDPRVTRVGRFLRKSSIDELPQLFNVLKGELSLVGPRPHAIEAQSHDRKYVDVVDGYFARHRVKPGVTGWAQINGWRGEIDHDDKIRFRTEFDLYYIENWSLWLDLKILFLTPIRLLNTENAY from the coding sequence ATGAACCATGTCGACAAGTCCGAGTCCTTCGATCCCGAGGCCCTGAGGCGCAAAGTCTCCGAGAGCCGGGCAAGCGCGTCCGCCGAGGGCGCGGACGAACCGGTGGTGGAGCTCAATCCGCTCGCCCAGAAGATCGCGCTGCAGTTCCGCGACGACACCTATTCGCCCTCCATGATCATCGGGCTTCTGCGCCTTGGCGAATTCGCCGCGCTGGTGACCATCGGCTATGCGATCCATGCGCTCTATCTCGGCGTCGGCATGACGGCGCTCTATGCCGCCGTGCTCACCGGCGGATCCGTGCTCGGCGTCCTGCTGCTGCAGCTTGCCGACGCCTATCAGATCCCCGCGCTGCGCTCGCCGCTGCGCATGACGCCGCGCATCCTCGCCGCCTGGGGCATCGCCTTTGCGGCCATGGCGCTGGTGCTGTTCTTCTTCAAGTCGGGCGACCACTATTCCCGCGTCTGGTTCGCCTCGTGGTTTGCCGCCGGCGCCTTCTACCTCGTCGTCGAGCGCCAGGTGATCGCCTATGCGATCCGCCGCTGGGCGCGCAACGGCACGATGGAGCGCCGCGCCGTCATCGTCGGCGGGGGCGAGCCCGCCAAGGAACTCATCCGCACGCTGGAGCACCAGCCGGAAAACGACATCCGCATCTGCGGCATCTTCGACGACCGCGACGAGCGCCGCTCGCCCTCCATCATCGCGGGCTACCCCAAGCTCGGCAATGTCGCCGAACTGGTCGAGTTCGCGCGCCTCGCGCGCATCGACATGCTGATCATCTCGCTGCCGCTTTCGGCCGAAACGCGCATCCTGACGCTGCTCAAGAAGCTTTGGATCCTGCCCGTCGACATTCGCCTCGCCGCCCATGCCAAGGGCCTGCGCTTCCGTCCGCGCAGCTATTCGCAGGTCGGCAGCCTGCCGATGCTCGACATTTTCGACAAGCCGATCGCCGACTGGGACAATGTCGCCAAGCGCATCTTCGACATCTTCTTCAGCGTCGTCGCGCTTGTCCTGCTCTGGCCGGTGCTGATCGGCGCGGCCATCGCCGTCAAGCTCTCCTCGCCCGGCCCGATCCTCTTCAAGCAGCGGCGCCACGGCTTCAACAACGAGATCATCCAGGTCTACAAGTTCCGCTCGATGTACACGCATCTGTCGGACCCCACGGCCCGCGCCGCCGTCACCAAGGGCGACCCGCGCGTCACCCGGGTCGGCCGTTTCCTGCGCAAGTCCTCCATCGACGAACTGCCGCAGCTCTTCAACGTGCTGAAGGGCGAGCTTTCCCTCGTCGGCCCGCGCCCGCACGCCATCGAGGCGCAGTCGCACGACCGCAAATATGTCGATGTGGTCGACGGCTACTTCGCCCGCCACCGCGTCAAACCGGGCGTCACCGGCTGGGCGCAGATCAACGGCTGGCGCGGCGAGATCGACCATGACGACAAGATCCGCTTCCGCACCGAATTCGACCTCTACTACATAGAGAACTGGTCGCTCTGGCTGGACCTGAAGATCCTGTTCCTGACGCCGATCCGTCTGCTTAACACGGAAAACGCCTATTGA
- a CDS encoding O-antigen ligase, which produces MSDAALPYAPPFRPQLAAIGVAGSLLVSVGVFLSGFVISEPAPYELFMAGLIGLWAIVGLRISRGVAPLLVLVVLFNVGGALSLTVMDDLSGGPMYVAVSLFLALSSVFFAAIIEAKHSRLELIFRAWVASALITSLLGILGYFHAFPGAEAFTLYDRAKGAFQDPNVFGPFLVAPSLYLVHGLLVGRLVAAPLKVIGLLILALGLFLSFSRAAWGLYLFCVVALVFVMLLKERTGAFRLKILILSLSAAAVLILALVVALQFDKVADLFSSRTQLVQDYDGGHLGRFERHRIGFLMAMERPLGIGPMVFSKMFPEDEHNIYLKSLTTYGWLGFLCYLILIAWTLSAAFKRLLRDRPWQPFLMIAFITLLGHSAIGFVIDTDHWRHFYLLLGVVWGCLALERRHNRQQAGGTRAP; this is translated from the coding sequence TTGAGCGACGCGGCCCTCCCCTACGCCCCGCCCTTCCGGCCGCAGCTTGCGGCCATCGGCGTTGCGGGCTCGCTGCTGGTCAGCGTGGGCGTGTTCCTGTCGGGCTTCGTCATCAGCGAACCGGCGCCCTACGAACTCTTCATGGCGGGCCTCATCGGCCTTTGGGCGATCGTGGGCCTGCGCATTTCGCGCGGCGTCGCGCCGCTGCTCGTGCTGGTCGTGCTGTTCAATGTCGGCGGCGCGCTGTCGCTGACGGTGATGGACGATCTCTCCGGCGGGCCGATGTATGTCGCCGTCTCGCTGTTCCTGGCGCTTTCCAGCGTCTTCTTCGCCGCCATCATCGAGGCGAAGCATTCGCGGCTGGAGCTGATCTTCCGCGCCTGGGTGGCAAGCGCGCTCATCACCTCGCTGCTCGGCATTCTCGGCTATTTCCACGCCTTTCCCGGCGCCGAGGCCTTCACGCTCTACGACCGCGCCAAGGGCGCCTTCCAGGATCCGAACGTCTTCGGTCCCTTCCTCGTCGCGCCCTCGCTCTATCTGGTGCACGGCCTGCTCGTCGGGCGCCTTGTCGCCGCGCCGCTGAAGGTCATCGGCCTTCTCATCCTGGCGCTCGGCCTGTTCCTGTCCTTCTCGCGCGCGGCCTGGGGGCTCTATCTCTTCTGCGTCGTGGCGCTGGTCTTCGTCATGCTGCTGAAGGAGCGCACCGGCGCGTTCCGGCTGAAGATCCTCATTCTCAGCCTCTCGGCCGCCGCCGTGCTGATCCTCGCCCTCGTCGTCGCGCTGCAGTTCGACAAGGTCGCCGATCTCTTTTCCAGCCGCACCCAGCTCGTGCAGGACTATGACGGCGGGCATCTCGGCCGCTTCGAGCGCCACCGCATCGGTTTCCTGATGGCCATGGAACGGCCGCTCGGCATCGGCCCCATGGTGTTCAGCAAGATGTTTCCCGAGGACGAGCACAACATCTATCTGAAGTCGCTCACCACCTATGGCTGGCTCGGCTTCCTCTGCTATCTCATCCTCATCGCCTGGACGCTCTCGGCCGCCTTCAAGCGGCTCCTGCGCGACCGGCCCTGGCAACCCTTCCTGATGATCGCCTTCATCACCCTTCTCGGCCACAGCGCCATCGGCTTCGTCATCGACACGGACCACTGGCGGCATTTCTACCTGTTGCTCGGGGTCGTCTGGGGATGTCTCGCGCTGGAGCGACGCCACAACCGCCAGCAGGCCGGGGGCACGCGCGCGCCATGA
- a CDS encoding exopolysaccharide transport family protein, whose amino-acid sequence MSGVHESQQDVDIDLGGLFGAIWRNRMRVLMATVACAGVAFVGANLVSPRYKSETRLLIETREPAFTTGQDRAQGGERPAFDELGIASQVQLLKSADLIKQVARNMKLYELEEFDTTAKPSAISDVLVLLGLKNNPLDLPPEERVLKEFNDKLVVYQVERSRVIGIEFTSKDPRLAAEIPNEMAKVYLALQSGAKLDTNSEATRWLEPEIANLREKVREAEQKVAEYRSQSDLLPTGENSTFAMRQLNDISTEVARVRGERASAEARAESVRAVLKTGGAPDTLSEVVGSQMIQRLKESEAQIQGQISDLSTSMLDGHPRLKGLRSQLAGIRTQIKSETQKILSSLENEAKTARLRETQLVQQLNTLKADTARAGEDEVGLKALEREAAAQRQLLETYLARYREATSRTDSGSSPADARVISAAVEPTEVSFPKVIPITVVGGVAGFALSAIAILLAELFSGRALKPVGGTVATRRRREEIEEIEEDEEDLLAPESETATVLREPVQRREPVARPDYGAIRDINAPARSLLADIGPGEDEADEEEAEPVEAAAEADDDYSVTAVARHLIENNISVAISVSPSGDRGSTATVMLARHIAEQHRKTLIIDLTGSACPTRLMAQSVHLPGITDLLVGDAAFGEIIHGDRLSDAHIIPRGNANIKRAMRGIDRLAMVIDSLSDAYDAVIVECGAAEVEGVRRLTRGEETDIILSIPGADEDEIVDLIGAFGEAGYNEIVLMTGEGSEPPHHRPGRRAA is encoded by the coding sequence ATGTCGGGCGTTCACGAGAGCCAGCAGGATGTCGATATCGACCTTGGCGGTCTGTTCGGCGCGATCTGGCGCAATCGCATGCGCGTGCTGATGGCGACCGTCGCCTGCGCGGGGGTCGCCTTTGTCGGCGCGAACCTCGTTTCGCCCCGCTACAAGAGCGAGACGCGCCTTCTGATCGAAACGCGCGAACCCGCCTTCACGACGGGGCAGGATAGGGCCCAGGGCGGCGAACGGCCGGCCTTCGACGAACTCGGCATCGCCAGCCAGGTCCAGCTCCTGAAATCGGCCGACCTCATCAAGCAGGTCGCGCGCAACATGAAGCTCTATGAGCTGGAGGAATTCGACACGACGGCGAAGCCTTCGGCGATTTCCGACGTGCTCGTGCTGCTGGGCCTGAAGAACAATCCGCTCGACCTGCCGCCGGAAGAGCGCGTGCTGAAGGAATTCAACGACAAGCTGGTCGTCTACCAGGTGGAGCGCTCGCGCGTCATCGGCATCGAGTTCACCTCGAAGGATCCGCGCCTTGCCGCCGAGATTCCCAACGAGATGGCCAAGGTCTATCTGGCGCTGCAGAGCGGCGCCAAGCTCGACACCAATTCGGAAGCGACGCGCTGGCTGGAGCCGGAGATCGCCAACCTGCGCGAGAAGGTGCGCGAGGCCGAGCAGAAGGTCGCCGAATACCGCTCGCAGTCCGATCTTCTGCCGACCGGCGAAAACTCGACCTTTGCCATGCGCCAGCTCAACGACATCTCGACGGAAGTCGCCCGCGTGCGCGGCGAACGGGCGAGCGCCGAGGCGCGCGCCGAGAGCGTGCGCGCCGTGCTGAAGACCGGCGGCGCGCCGGACACGCTGTCCGAGGTCGTGGGATCGCAGATGATCCAGCGCCTCAAGGAAAGCGAGGCGCAGATCCAGGGGCAGATTTCCGATCTCTCCACCTCGATGCTCGACGGCCATCCCCGGCTGAAGGGGCTGCGCTCGCAGCTCGCCGGCATCCGCACGCAGATCAAGTCGGAAACGCAGAAGATTCTTTCCAGCCTCGAAAACGAGGCGAAGACCGCGCGCCTGCGCGAAACGCAGCTCGTGCAGCAGCTCAACACGCTGAAGGCGGACACCGCCCGCGCCGGCGAGGACGAGGTCGGCCTCAAGGCGCTGGAGCGCGAGGCCGCCGCCCAGCGCCAGCTGCTCGAAACCTATCTGGCGCGCTACCGCGAGGCGACCTCGCGCACCGACAGCGGCTCGTCGCCGGCCGATGCCCGCGTCATCTCCGCCGCCGTCGAGCCGACGGAGGTCTCCTTCCCGAAGGTGATCCCGATCACCGTGGTCGGTGGCGTCGCCGGCTTCGCGCTCAGCGCCATCGCCATCCTGCTCGCCGAACTCTTCAGCGGCCGCGCCCTCAAGCCGGTCGGCGGCACCGTCGCGACGCGTCGCCGCCGCGAGGAGATCGAAGAGATCGAGGAGGACGAAGAGGACCTGCTGGCGCCCGAATCCGAAACCGCCACCGTGCTGCGGGAACCTGTCCAGCGCCGGGAGCCCGTGGCCCGCCCGGACTATGGCGCGATCCGCGACATCAACGCCCCGGCGCGCTCGCTCTTGGCCGATATCGGCCCCGGCGAGGACGAGGCGGACGAAGAGGAGGCCGAGCCCGTCGAGGCCGCAGCCGAGGCCGACGACGATTATTCGGTGACGGCCGTCGCAAGGCACCTGATCGAGAACAACATTTCCGTCGCAATCTCGGTGTCGCCCTCCGGCGACCGGGGCTCCACCGCCACCGTCATGCTGGCGCGCCATATCGCCGAGCAGCACCGTAAGACCCTGATCATCGACCTGACGGGCTCGGCCTGCCCGACGCGGCTGATGGCCCAGTCCGTGCACCTGCCCGGCATCACCGACCTTCTCGTCGGCGACGCGGCCTTCGGCGAGATCATCCATGGCGACCGCCTGTCGGATGCCCATATCATTCCGCGCGGCAATGCCAACATCAAGCGCGCCATGCGCGGCATCGACCGGCTGGCCATGGTGATCGATTCGCTTTCCGACGCCTATGACGCGGTGATCGTGGAATGCGGCGCCGCCGAAGTGGAGGGCGTTCGCCGCCTGACGCGCGGCGAGGAGACGGATATCATCCTCTCCATTCCGGGCGCCGACGAGGACGAGATCGTCGACCTGATCGGCGCCTTCGGCGAGGCGGGCTATAACGAGATCGTGCTGATGACCGGCGAGGGGAGCGAGCCGCCCCACCATCGCCCGGGCCGCCGCGCCGCCTGA
- a CDS encoding glycosyltransferase, whose translation MTIHTTIDIDLRPMRLLEVLEPSGGGSGRHFLDLCRGMQARGHVVHAVYSPVRAEARFVDELRSLGLAGMHAVEMARAPGPSDLASWWSLVSVIRRAGPFDIIHGHSSKAGALARIRLPGKHVPRVYTPHAFRTMDPGLGSVGRRVYGSIEKLLARSFTDRLICVSADEYAHARALGMPRDRLTIVVNGVDTPPTDSRAAVRAALGISQDALLFGFVGRLSHQKAPERLVAAFDRLAAQVPRAHLLMIGSGELQETVRRQVAAATHGARIRLTNDFSGPQAMAAIDALVVPSRYEAMSYAMLEAAAAGKPLILSDVGGASTVLKDGENGLLVENTDDPARLAEAMLRLSDPATLARHAAAAKARSRDYSLERMIGETEAIYRSLTA comes from the coding sequence ATGACCATACACACCACCATCGATATCGACCTGCGTCCGATGCGGCTCCTGGAGGTGCTGGAGCCAAGCGGCGGCGGTTCGGGACGGCATTTCCTCGATCTGTGCCGAGGCATGCAGGCGCGCGGCCATGTGGTGCACGCCGTCTATTCGCCGGTGCGGGCGGAAGCGCGCTTCGTGGACGAACTGCGCTCGCTCGGACTTGCCGGCATGCATGCCGTCGAAATGGCGCGCGCGCCCGGCCCGTCCGATCTGGCGTCCTGGTGGTCGCTGGTCTCGGTGATCCGGCGGGCCGGCCCGTTCGACATCATCCACGGCCACAGTTCCAAGGCGGGGGCGCTTGCCCGAATCCGCCTGCCGGGCAAACATGTGCCGCGGGTCTATACGCCGCATGCCTTCCGCACCATGGATCCCGGCCTCGGCAGCGTCGGCCGCAGGGTCTACGGCTCGATCGAGAAGCTGCTCGCCCGGTCCTTCACCGACCGGCTGATCTGCGTTTCGGCGGATGAATATGCCCATGCCCGCGCGCTCGGCATGCCGCGCGACCGGCTGACCATCGTCGTCAACGGCGTCGATACGCCGCCGACCGATTCGCGCGCCGCCGTGCGCGCCGCGCTCGGCATTTCACAGGATGCCCTGCTCTTCGGTTTCGTCGGCCGTCTCAGCCACCAGAAGGCGCCGGAACGGCTCGTCGCCGCCTTCGACCGGCTGGCCGCGCAGGTGCCGCGCGCCCATCTCCTGATGATCGGCAGCGGCGAATTGCAGGAGACGGTGCGCCGTCAGGTCGCGGCCGCGACCCACGGCGCCCGCATCCGCCTCACCAACGACTTTTCCGGCCCGCAGGCGATGGCCGCCATCGACGCGCTCGTCGTGCCAAGCCGCTACGAGGCGATGTCCTACGCCATGCTGGAAGCTGCCGCCGCGGGCAAGCCGCTGATCCTTTCGGATGTCGGCGGCGCCTCGACGGTGCTGAAGGATGGCGAGAATGGCCTTCTCGTCGAAAACACCGACGATCCGGCGCGCCTTGCCGAGGCCATGCTGCGCCTCAGCGATCCCGCCACCCTCGCCCGCCACGCCGCCGCCGCCAAGGCCCGCAGCCGCGATTACAGCCTGGAGCGCATGATCGGCGAAACGGAAGCGATCTATCGCAGCCTCACCGCCTGA
- a CDS encoding polysaccharide biosynthesis/export family protein, with protein sequence MTFASINKGMLLALAFIAPAVSGCSGYRPAPKAFHEATIQPYRLDSGDRLRITVFEQAGLSNTYTIDQAGYVAFPLIGGVPARGQTLQELESIIAAKLRQGYLRDPDVSIEVDRYRSIYVMGEVGQGGQYSYVAGMTIQNAIAVAGGFSPRANQRDVDVTRKINGKIVTGRVSISDPILAGDTIYVRERLF encoded by the coding sequence ATGACGTTCGCATCGATCAATAAGGGCATGCTGCTCGCGCTGGCGTTCATCGCCCCGGCCGTTTCGGGCTGCAGCGGCTATCGCCCGGCCCCCAAGGCCTTCCATGAGGCGACCATCCAGCCCTACCGGCTCGACAGTGGCGACCGCCTGCGCATCACGGTCTTCGAACAGGCCGGCCTCAGCAACACCTATACGATCGACCAGGCCGGCTATGTCGCCTTCCCGCTCATCGGCGGCGTGCCGGCGCGCGGCCAGACCCTGCAGGAACTGGAAAGCATCATCGCGGCGAAGCTGCGCCAGGGGTATCTGCGCGATCCCGACGTCTCCATCGAGGTCGACCGCTACCGTTCCATCTATGTCATGGGCGAAGTCGGCCAGGGCGGGCAGTACAGCTACGTCGCCGGCATGACCATTCAGAACGCCATCGCCGTCGCCGGCGGCTTCTCGCCGCGCGCCAACCAGCGCGACGTCGACGTGACCCGCAAGATCAACGGCAAGATCGTCACCGGCCGCGTGTCGATCTCCGACCCGATCCTGGCGGGCGATACCATCTATGTCCGCGAACGGCTGTTCTAG
- a CDS encoding glycosyltransferase family 4 protein, translating to MADDGPLRIIHCFRSPIGGIFRHVRDLAEFHVKAGHDVGIICDSLTGGSFEDSLFDEIRPYLPLGLVRLPISRSISPRDVNAFRDSYREIKGLRPDVLHGHGAKGGAIARLIGSALRVNRYRVARLYSPHGGSLHYTKRTAGGLAILTAERLLEPMGDALTFVCDYERDAYFARVGRPRVRAERIYNGIHDRDFETVYPREDAVDFLYIGMLRDLKGPDVFIDAFARTERLVGRPLSAVMVGDGPDREKYEQMMLQLGLGRRIGLLPSMKAREAFALARNVVVPSRAEAMPYIVLEALAARKPVIASRVGGIPEVLGPDSIALTEPGNPQSLAAVMAQAVSDPAWLRKVMPEPAAFQGAFSASVMSASLLDLYRDILAKQTGKRL from the coding sequence ATGGCGGACGATGGGCCTCTGCGCATCATTCATTGCTTCCGCTCGCCCATCGGCGGCATCTTCCGCCATGTGCGCGATCTCGCCGAATTCCACGTCAAGGCAGGCCATGACGTCGGCATCATCTGCGACAGTCTCACGGGCGGCTCGTTCGAGGATTCGCTCTTCGACGAGATTCGCCCCTATCTTCCCCTCGGTCTCGTGCGCCTGCCGATCAGCCGGTCGATCAGCCCGCGCGATGTCAACGCCTTCCGGGACAGTTATCGTGAAATAAAAGGTTTGCGGCCGGATGTGCTGCACGGGCACGGCGCCAAGGGTGGCGCCATTGCCCGGCTCATCGGCTCAGCCCTGCGGGTCAACAGGTATCGCGTAGCCCGCCTCTATTCGCCGCATGGCGGCAGCCTGCACTACACCAAGCGCACCGCCGGGGGACTGGCGATCCTGACGGCCGAACGGCTGCTCGAGCCGATGGGCGATGCCCTCACCTTCGTGTGCGACTACGAGCGGGACGCCTATTTCGCCCGCGTCGGCCGGCCGCGCGTGCGGGCCGAGCGCATCTACAACGGCATCCACGACCGCGACTTCGAGACGGTCTATCCGCGCGAGGACGCCGTCGACTTCCTCTATATCGGCATGCTGCGCGACCTGAAGGGGCCGGATGTCTTCATCGACGCCTTCGCGCGCACCGAGCGCCTCGTCGGCCGGCCGCTTTCGGCGGTGATGGTGGGCGACGGGCCGGACCGGGAAAAATACGAGCAGATGATGTTGCAGCTCGGCCTTGGCCGGCGCATCGGCCTCCTGCCCTCGATGAAGGCCCGCGAGGCCTTCGCCCTTGCCCGCAACGTCGTCGTGCCCTCCCGCGCCGAGGCGATGCCCTATATCGTGCTGGAAGCGCTGGCGGCGCGAAAGCCGGTCATTGCCAGCCGCGTCGGCGGCATTCCCGAAGTGCTCGGCCCCGACAGCATCGCGCTCACCGAGCCCGGCAATCCGCAATCGCTCGCCGCCGTGATGGCGCAGGCCGTGAGCGACCCGGCCTGGCTGCGCAAGGTCATGCCCGAGCCGGCCGCCTTCCAGGGCGCCTTCTCCGCCTCCGTCATGTCGGCCTCCCTGCTCGACCTTTACCGCGACATCCTCGCAAAACAGACAGGAAAGCGGCTCTGA